The Planktothrix tepida PCC 9214 genome has a segment encoding these proteins:
- a CDS encoding TIGR02588 family protein — MIKDDISNQNSSESNFSIAEKFSFSIAIVILGLLLGLVIYSWRIQKHKPPVLTLGQREMIRQEQEQFYIPFTVINEGGETAQSVQVIGEFYLNGTVIEQGEQQIDYLSGGESASGAFIFSHNPQEGEVRIRVASYKLP; from the coding sequence ATGATTAAAGATGATATATCGAATCAAAATTCATCAGAATCGAATTTCTCAATAGCTGAAAAATTTAGCTTTAGTATTGCTATCGTTATTCTGGGACTGTTGTTGGGATTGGTAATTTATAGTTGGCGAATTCAAAAACATAAACCTCCAGTTTTAACCTTGGGTCAACGGGAAATGATACGCCAAGAACAGGAACAATTTTATATACCCTTTACCGTCATCAATGAAGGAGGAGAAACCGCACAATCAGTACAAGTAATTGGAGAATTTTACTTGAATGGAACAGTCATTGAACAGGGAGAACAACAAATTGATTATCTTTCTGGCGGAGAATCAGCATCAGGTGCATTTATTTTCAGTCATAACCCCCAAGAAGGAGAAGTTAGAATTCGAGTCGCCAGTTATAAGTTACCGTGA
- a CDS encoding IctB family putative bicarbonate transporter: MTTLNTVWQQFTLQNVLIYQWRNTSVLYRLTGVLHQWRQGSWLLQWGEPLAAVLISIVFGLAPFVGTALIGVLLIACAAWWLILTLTDEPSQTAFTPIHLIALLYWGIATIATALSPVKIAAFSGWTKLTLYLILFALMAKILRSPKIRSIFITIFLLTALIVSVYGLRQWFYGAEALATWVDPTSPQSNLTRVYSYLDNPNLLAGYLLPAVGLSLASFFVWKGILPKALALTMIIVNSSCLILTFSRGGWIGLVLLLFTFSILLLYWFSIRFSPFWRQWALPIGLTGLTLFLLFAVIFVPPVRDRVASIFAGRGDSSNNFRINVWMSVIEMIKDRPILGIGPGNVAFNKIYPLYMQPRYTALSAYSILLEITVETGIIGLSCFLWLLTITFNQGWMQLKRLRELGNIQGFWLMAAISTLVGMLGHGLVDTVWYRPQVNTLWWLMIALIASYYQPKPRILSDEVQTY, encoded by the coding sequence ATGACCACCTTAAACACCGTTTGGCAACAATTTACCCTGCAAAATGTATTAATCTACCAATGGCGTAATACCAGTGTTCTCTACCGCTTAACAGGCGTTTTACACCAATGGCGACAGGGAAGTTGGTTATTGCAGTGGGGTGAACCCTTGGCGGCTGTATTAATTAGTATTGTATTTGGTTTAGCACCCTTTGTAGGAACCGCATTAATTGGGGTTTTATTAATTGCTTGTGCCGCTTGGTGGCTAATATTAACTCTCACCGATGAACCTTCACAAACAGCCTTTACGCCGATTCATTTAATTGCTTTATTATACTGGGGAATTGCTACCATTGCAACCGCCTTATCTCCTGTAAAAATAGCGGCATTTAGTGGGTGGACAAAATTAACCCTTTATTTAATTTTATTCGCTTTAATGGCGAAGATATTGCGATCGCCAAAAATCCGTTCAATTTTTATTACTATTTTTTTGTTAACGGCTTTAATCGTCAGTGTTTATGGTTTAAGACAGTGGTTTTATGGGGCGGAAGCCTTAGCCACTTGGGTTGATCCGACCTCTCCTCAGTCAAACTTAACACGAGTTTATAGTTATTTAGATAACCCAAATCTATTAGCCGGATATTTATTACCCGCAGTGGGATTAAGTTTAGCATCCTTCTTTGTTTGGAAAGGGATTTTACCAAAAGCTTTAGCCTTAACCATGATTATTGTTAATTCCTCCTGTTTAATTTTAACCTTTAGCCGAGGAGGATGGATTGGATTAGTGCTATTACTGTTTACCTTTTCCATTCTATTATTATACTGGTTCAGTATTCGATTTTCTCCCTTTTGGCGACAATGGGCTTTACCCATAGGTTTAACTGGATTAACCCTTTTCCTATTATTCGCAGTGATATTTGTTCCCCCAGTTCGAGATCGGGTAGCGAGTATTTTTGCTGGACGGGGAGATAGTAGTAATAACTTTAGAATTAATGTTTGGATGTCGGTGATTGAAATGATTAAAGATCGCCCCATCTTAGGAATTGGCCCTGGAAATGTAGCTTTTAATAAGATTTATCCTCTTTATATGCAGCCTCGTTACACCGCTTTAAGTGCCTATTCAATTCTTTTAGAAATTACCGTTGAAACTGGCATTATTGGTTTAAGTTGTTTTCTGTGGTTATTAACAATAACCTTTAATCAAGGATGGATGCAATTAAAACGACTCAGAGAGTTAGGAAATATCCAAGGATTTTGGTTAATGGCAGCAATTTCCACTTTAGTTGGAATGTTGGGTCATGGATTAGTTGATACGGTTTGGTATCGTCCCCAAGTTAATACTTTATGGTGGCTCATGATTGCATTAATAGCCAGTTATTATCAACCTAAACCTCGAATTTTATCCGATGAAGTTCAGACGTATTGA
- a CDS encoding 4a-hydroxytetrahydrobiopterin dehydratase, which produces MTSLTQQRCEACHQKSTPVSLEEIAALKPQIPYWHLIEVDGESRLQRSYSFPDFKTALAFTNQVGEIAELENHHPALLTEYGKVTVTWWTHAISGLHQNDFIMAAKTDDLAGVKN; this is translated from the coding sequence ATGACATCTTTAACTCAACAAAGGTGTGAGGCTTGCCATCAAAAATCAACTCCCGTGAGTTTAGAGGAAATTGCTGCCCTCAAACCTCAAATTCCTTATTGGCATTTAATTGAAGTAGATGGAGAATCCCGACTACAAAGATCTTATTCATTCCCAGATTTTAAAACGGCTTTAGCTTTTACAAATCAAGTGGGTGAAATTGCTGAATTAGAAAATCATCATCCTGCTTTATTAACAGAATATGGAAAAGTTACGGTAACTTGGTGGACTCATGCTATTTCAGGGTTACATCAAAATGACTTTATTATGGCAGCTAAAACCGATGATTTAGCAGGCGTTAAGAATTAA
- a CDS encoding DUF4327 family protein, with amino-acid sequence MTYTTVQYSLDVIKDEARQLVTKGIVSRQQPIYTLCQYIPAREWACVECELEECNFLLRDRIGDLIGHETWDND; translated from the coding sequence ATGACTTACACCACTGTCCAATATTCATTAGATGTGATCAAAGACGAAGCCCGCCAACTCGTCACCAAGGGAATTGTGAGCCGTCAGCAACCCATCTATACACTTTGCCAATATATTCCAGCGCGGGAATGGGCTTGTGTGGAGTGTGAGTTGGAAGAGTGCAATTTCTTGCTCAGAGATCGAATTGGCGACTTAATTGGCCATGAAACCTGGGATAACGATTAA
- a CDS encoding TIGR02587 family membrane protein produces the protein MKKQVYSANRSKSWSFECQELVRGMSGGFLFGIPLLYTMEVWQIGSFTEPPLMLTLLGITYFVVFLLNRVSGFRRHQQKTLKNTLLESVEALAIGLVCTTLILILLKEINQKTPLNEALGKIILESIPFAIGAALAELMLSDEPSKPSSSSQQKKPEKSTFLKAHKINLKDTVDDISATFIGAMFIAFNIAPTDEVRILAGATSPPGLIAIIIASLIISYGIVFAAGFINQQKRHHQQGLFQSPHTETIFSYLISLIASVFMLWFFQKLNFSDPWFLWLRSTLILGLPATVGGAAGRLAI, from the coding sequence ATGAAAAAGCAAGTCTATTCTGCAAATCGTTCAAAATCTTGGTCTTTTGAGTGCCAAGAACTGGTGCGAGGAATGTCCGGGGGATTTTTATTTGGAATTCCCCTGTTATATACAATGGAAGTTTGGCAAATTGGTTCCTTTACAGAACCCCCTTTAATGCTAACGCTATTGGGAATTACCTACTTTGTTGTGTTTTTATTAAACCGAGTCTCTGGATTTCGTCGTCATCAACAGAAAACGTTAAAAAATACACTTTTAGAAAGTGTTGAAGCTTTGGCTATTGGGTTAGTTTGTACCACCTTAATTTTAATATTACTAAAAGAAATTAATCAAAAGACTCCCCTCAATGAAGCTCTGGGAAAAATTATTTTAGAAAGCATTCCCTTTGCCATTGGTGCTGCGTTAGCTGAGTTAATGTTAAGTGATGAACCCTCTAAACCTTCCTCATCATCTCAACAGAAAAAGCCCGAAAAATCCACTTTTTTGAAAGCGCATAAAATCAATTTAAAAGACACAGTGGATGATATCAGTGCTACCTTTATTGGAGCGATGTTTATTGCCTTTAATATTGCGCCTACGGATGAAGTGCGGATTCTTGCGGGTGCAACTTCTCCTCCTGGGTTAATTGCTATTATTATAGCCTCTTTAATCATTTCCTATGGAATTGTTTTTGCGGCGGGTTTTATCAATCAACAAAAGCGTCATCATCAGCAAGGATTATTTCAATCGCCCCACACCGAAACCATTTTTTCTTATTTAATTTCTCTAATCGCTTCCGTTTTTATGCTGTGGTTCTTTCAGAAATTAAATTTTAGTGATCCTTGGTTTTTATGGCTACGCTCGACTTTAATTTTAGGCCTTCCGGCAACCGTTGGAGGAGCAGCAGGACGTTTAGCAATATGA
- a CDS encoding glycoside hydrolase family 3 N-terminal domain-containing protein has product MTLSLAEQVAQMVVVRASGFLFDHQIRYSLWEPPAQRLQYWLQDLGVGGVILVDGSVAELAARTQLLQSWAKFPLLVAADVEEGVGQRFAGATWFPPLMAIGALANQSLEQAEFYAEKMGAITAQEALTVGLNWILAPVVDVNNNPKNPVINVRSFGETPERVSQLATAFIRGCQGYPVLTTAKHFPGHGDTAIDSHLELPVIPHADERLAQVELPPFIASMASGVDAVMMAHLLIPAWDTERPATLSPAIVQGQLRQRLGFEGLVVTDALVMGAIAKQYSPEEAAILAVEAGADILLMPLDPQVTIKAVCTAVAEGRISRERIEVSVQRIWQAKAKVFPDWQRSESYCFPHRDPKTLFDSLSQPTSQQLVRTILQDSLKQGGTLPLVLPQTPQPMRNLVIVDDLLNCGILGNHTPAIARPAQLGYRLQLVDCHAPVSSDSQNDSSLRISSDPTLLQVFIRANAFRDSSGLTQIAQDWLNILLRQNQLQGLVIYGSPYTLEQFLPQIPPKTPFVFSYGQTSVAQEIALKVLWGI; this is encoded by the coding sequence ATGACTCTTTCTTTAGCAGAACAAGTAGCCCAGATGGTCGTGGTGCGCGCCTCTGGTTTTTTATTTGATCATCAAATTCGTTATTCCCTTTGGGAACCTCCGGCCCAGCGCTTGCAATATTGGTTACAGGATTTGGGCGTGGGAGGAGTCATTTTAGTGGATGGGAGTGTGGCGGAATTGGCGGCTCGGACTCAATTATTGCAATCCTGGGCTAAATTTCCGTTATTGGTGGCTGCCGATGTGGAAGAGGGGGTCGGTCAGAGATTTGCAGGGGCGACTTGGTTTCCGCCTCTGATGGCAATTGGGGCGTTAGCAAATCAATCCCTGGAACAAGCCGAATTTTATGCGGAAAAAATGGGGGCGATTACCGCCCAAGAAGCTCTGACGGTAGGCTTAAATTGGATATTAGCTCCGGTCGTAGATGTTAATAATAATCCTAAAAATCCGGTGATTAATGTTCGTTCTTTTGGGGAAACTCCAGAACGGGTGAGTCAGTTAGCAACGGCTTTTATTCGGGGATGTCAAGGTTATCCGGTATTAACAACAGCGAAACATTTTCCGGGTCATGGAGATACGGCGATTGATTCCCATTTAGAATTACCTGTAATTCCCCACGCGGATGAACGTTTAGCTCAGGTGGAATTACCCCCTTTTATTGCGAGTATGGCATCGGGGGTGGATGCGGTGATGATGGCGCATTTATTAATTCCCGCTTGGGATACGGAACGTCCGGCTACCTTATCTCCGGCCATTGTTCAGGGTCAATTAAGACAACGGTTAGGGTTTGAGGGGTTGGTGGTGACCGATGCTTTAGTGATGGGGGCGATCGCTAAACAATATAGTCCCGAAGAGGCGGCGATTTTAGCGGTTGAAGCGGGGGCGGATATTTTATTAATGCCCCTTGATCCCCAAGTAACGATTAAAGCTGTTTGTACGGCGGTGGCTGAGGGTCGGATTTCTCGTGAACGAATTGAAGTATCTGTGCAGCGAATTTGGCAGGCAAAAGCCAAGGTATTTCCAGACTGGCAACGGTCGGAGTCCTATTGTTTCCCGCATCGAGATCCCAAGACTTTATTTGATTCCCTATCTCAACCGACCTCTCAACAACTGGTGAGGACAATTTTACAGGATTCTCTAAAACAGGGAGGAACCTTACCGTTAGTTCTTCCTCAGACTCCGCAACCGATGCGAAATTTGGTGATTGTCGATGATTTGCTCAATTGTGGGATTTTAGGAAATCATACCCCGGCGATCGCTCGTCCAGCCCAGTTGGGTTATCGGTTACAACTGGTTGATTGTCATGCTCCGGTATCTTCGGATTCGCAAAATGATTCATCACTCCGTATTTCTTCTGATCCGACCTTACTGCAAGTCTTTATTCGCGCGAATGCCTTCCGTGATAGTTCAGGGTTAACGCAAATTGCTCAAGATTGGTTAAATATTCTATTAAGACAGAATCAGTTACAGGGGCTTGTAATTTACGGAAGTCCCTACACCCTAGAACAGTTTTTACCTCAAATTCCCCCTAAAACTCCTTTTGTTTTCTCCTATGGTCAAACGTCGGTTGCACAAGAGATTGCATTAAAAGTTCTCTGGGGAATTTAA
- a CDS encoding nicotinate-nucleotide adenylyltransferase — protein MTQIALFGTSADPPTAGHQAILHWLSQRFDRVVVWASDNPFKTHQTALEHRMKMLSLLIEEINPPNPNIAVYPELSSRRTLETLERAKQYWSDVEYTLVIGSDLVQQIPQWYQIKTLLKQVKLLIVPRPGYGVEATDLEKVKQLGGQVKIADIKGLPVSSSHYRQTGNIEVLPPSVQAYIDQEQLYESTVKD, from the coding sequence ATGACTCAAATTGCCCTATTTGGAACCAGTGCAGACCCTCCAACCGCAGGACATCAAGCCATTCTCCATTGGTTATCTCAACGGTTTGATCGAGTTGTAGTTTGGGCATCGGACAATCCATTTAAAACCCATCAAACCGCCCTAGAACATCGGATGAAAATGTTATCTCTATTAATAGAGGAAATTAACCCGCCTAACCCCAATATTGCGGTGTATCCTGAACTCAGTAGTCGCCGAACCTTAGAAACCCTAGAAAGAGCAAAACAATATTGGTCAGATGTAGAATATACCTTAGTGATTGGTTCAGATTTAGTGCAACAAATTCCCCAATGGTATCAAATAAAAACCCTTTTAAAACAAGTAAAATTATTAATTGTTCCTCGACCGGGTTATGGGGTAGAAGCAACAGATTTAGAGAAAGTTAAACAGTTAGGGGGACAGGTAAAAATTGCTGATATTAAAGGTTTGCCAGTTTCCTCAAGTCACTATCGTCAAACCGGAAATATAGAGGTTTTACCGCCTTCTGTACAAGCTTATATTGATCAAGAACAGTTATATGAGTCTACTGTTAAAGACTAA
- a CDS encoding cation diffusion facilitator family transporter yields the protein MVQDNRSKIQWVLLLTLGLNLLVMAIKVIIGTITGSLSLLADALHSVTDSANNVLGLVTNHFASPKPDREHPYGHQKFDALGALGVGVFLGIACFQILSGAVERVFRGGEPVKISPHELWILLIVLGINIFVAYYERTAGQRLGSAVLVADAKHTMSDVWITIMVLGGLIGIWQGEVWNLPKLQYLDVILAFPVALLVFKSGWSVLTENLPWLVDQMVIDPETIKEIAMSVPGVVNCHNIASRGMIGRQVFIEMHMIVEATDVETAHSITEAVETELENRFSPVRILIHVEPPQYQSEQITYESQ from the coding sequence ATGGTTCAGGATAATCGTTCAAAAATTCAATGGGTTTTATTACTAACACTCGGTTTAAATCTGTTAGTCATGGCGATTAAAGTGATTATCGGAACCATAACAGGGTCTTTGAGCTTACTCGCTGATGCCCTCCATAGTGTAACAGATAGTGCTAATAATGTTTTAGGGTTAGTTACGAATCATTTTGCCTCTCCCAAACCGGATCGAGAACATCCCTATGGACATCAAAAATTCGATGCGTTAGGGGCTTTGGGTGTTGGTGTTTTTTTGGGAATTGCCTGTTTTCAAATTTTAAGTGGAGCCGTGGAACGAGTTTTTAGAGGAGGTGAACCTGTCAAAATTTCTCCTCATGAATTATGGATTTTGTTGATTGTTTTAGGGATTAATATTTTTGTAGCTTATTATGAACGGACTGCTGGACAGCGTTTAGGCAGTGCTGTTTTAGTAGCCGATGCTAAACATACAATGAGTGATGTTTGGATAACCATTATGGTGCTTGGAGGATTAATTGGAATTTGGCAAGGAGAAGTTTGGAATTTGCCTAAATTGCAATATTTAGATGTAATTTTAGCGTTTCCCGTAGCCTTATTAGTATTTAAAAGTGGCTGGAGTGTATTAACAGAAAATTTGCCTTGGTTAGTCGATCAAATGGTGATTGATCCCGAAACCATTAAAGAGATTGCCATGTCTGTTCCCGGTGTCGTAAATTGCCATAATATTGCGTCTCGTGGGATGATTGGACGGCAAGTTTTTATTGAAATGCACATGATTGTGGAAGCAACAGATGTAGAAACAGCCCACAGTATTACAGAAGCAGTTGAAACAGAATTAGAAAACCGTTTTAGTCCGGTCAGAATTTTAATTCATGTTGAACCCCCCCAATATCAATCGGAACAAATTACCTATGAGTCTCAATAG
- a CDS encoding NUDIX hydrolase, whose protein sequence is MIERNSKKTESPLLENFKVGVDNVIFSVDTGQNRLLVLLVMRKEEPFINTWSLPGTLVQKGESLEDAAYRILSEKIWVENLYLEQLYTFGGPNRDPREAPDSYNIRYLSVSYFAIVRFEEAKLIADKVTGIAWYPIDKVPQLAFDHNQILEYGYRRLQNKVEYSPVAFDVLPQVFTLGDLYQFYTTILGEGFSDYSNFRTRLLKLGFLSDTGVKTSRGAGRPASLYRFDAEAFAPLKNKPLVFV, encoded by the coding sequence ATGATTGAAAGAAATTCTAAAAAAACAGAATCTCCTCTCTTAGAAAATTTTAAGGTTGGGGTTGATAATGTAATTTTTTCTGTTGATACCGGGCAAAATCGTCTATTAGTTTTATTAGTCATGCGAAAAGAAGAACCCTTTATTAATACATGGAGTTTACCAGGAACTTTAGTCCAAAAAGGAGAATCTTTAGAAGATGCAGCCTATCGAATTTTATCAGAAAAAATTTGGGTTGAAAATTTATATTTAGAACAATTATATACCTTTGGAGGGCCAAATCGTGATCCCAGAGAAGCACCGGATAGTTATAATATTCGCTATTTATCCGTCAGTTATTTTGCCATAGTTCGGTTTGAAGAAGCTAAATTAATTGCGGATAAAGTCACAGGAATTGCTTGGTATCCCATTGACAAAGTTCCCCAGTTAGCCTTTGATCATAATCAAATTTTAGAATATGGTTATCGTCGATTACAAAATAAAGTAGAATATAGTCCCGTTGCTTTTGATGTGCTACCGCAAGTGTTTACGTTAGGAGATTTATATCAATTTTATACAACAATTTTGGGAGAAGGCTTTTCCGACTATTCTAACTTTAGAACCCGTTTACTGAAGTTAGGATTTCTCTCGGATACGGGGGTAAAAACATCACGGGGGGCGGGTAGACCAGCAAGTTTATATCGATTTGATGCGGAAGCATTTGCACCCTTAAAAAATAAACCTTTAGTGTTTGTTTAA